From Humisphaera borealis, the proteins below share one genomic window:
- a CDS encoding YebC/PmpR family DNA-binding transcriptional regulator gives MGRQWLHAKRLVAGAKKAKTNTKLVREITLAAKMGGADPTMNARLFAAVEKAKKDSVPKDAIQRAINKGAGVGDDKLTLEYVVYEGRAPHNVPVIIEVYTDNVQRTAPEIRVLFRKGQLASSGANKFVFDNVGLVEAHHPDATIDPEEAAIEAGANEVEPLTRDQNDDIPVGAAGAKFICERTEVANVSKWLAANGWTVITSEIGFIAKTFSELTEAQQEEVGDFLHALDEHDDVHRVWAAIK, from the coding sequence ATGGGACGCCAATGGCTGCATGCGAAACGACTGGTTGCCGGGGCCAAGAAGGCCAAGACCAACACCAAGCTGGTCCGCGAAATCACGCTCGCGGCGAAGATGGGCGGGGCTGATCCGACGATGAACGCCCGGCTCTTTGCCGCTGTCGAAAAAGCGAAGAAAGACAGCGTCCCGAAGGACGCGATCCAGCGGGCGATCAACAAGGGGGCCGGCGTCGGCGACGACAAACTGACGCTCGAATACGTCGTCTACGAAGGCCGGGCACCGCACAACGTGCCGGTCATCATTGAGGTGTACACCGACAACGTACAGCGCACGGCCCCAGAGATTCGCGTGCTTTTCCGCAAGGGACAGCTCGCCAGTTCCGGGGCGAACAAGTTCGTGTTCGACAACGTCGGCCTGGTCGAGGCGCATCACCCGGATGCGACGATCGACCCGGAAGAGGCGGCGATCGAAGCCGGGGCCAACGAAGTCGAACCGCTCACCCGAGATCAGAACGACGACATCCCCGTCGGCGCGGCTGGTGCGAAGTTCATCTGCGAACGCACCGAGGTCGCGAACGTTTCCAAATGGCTGGCGGCCAACGGATGGACGGTCATCACGAGTGAAATCGGCTTTATTGCGAAAACGTTCTCGGAACTGACCGAAGCCCAGCAGGAAGAAGTCGGCGACTTCCTGCACGCCCTGGACGAACACGACGACGTCCACCGCGTCTGGGCGGCGATCAAGTGA